A single region of the Cronobacter condimenti 1330 genome encodes:
- a CDS encoding YeaH/YhbH family protein — translation MTWFIDRRLNGKNKSTVNRQRFLRRYKAQIKQSISEAINKRSVTDVQSGESVSIPNDDISEPMFHQGRGGLRHRVHPGNDHFVQNDRIERPQGGGGGSGGGQGQASADGEGQDEFVFQISKDEYLDLLFEDLALPNLKKNQHRQLNEYKTHRSGYTSNGVPANISVVRSLQNSLARRTAMTAGKRRELRELESNLEEALKSEPAQLLEEERLRREIAELRAKIERVPFIDTFDLRYKNFEKRPEPSSQAVMFCLMDVSGSMDQATKDMAKRFYILLYLFLSRTYKNVDVVYIRHHTQAKEVDEHEFFYSQETGGTIVSSALKLMDDVVKERYDPAQWNIYAAQASDGDNWADDSPLCHDILAKKILPVVRYYSYIEITRRAHQTLWREYEDLQAKYENFAMQHIRDQEDIYPVFRELFHKQASENYS, via the coding sequence ATGACCTGGTTCATAGACCGACGTCTAAACGGCAAAAACAAAAGCACGGTGAATCGCCAGCGCTTCTTGCGCCGTTACAAAGCACAAATCAAACAGTCAATTTCTGAAGCTATCAATAAACGCTCGGTGACCGACGTTCAGAGCGGCGAGTCGGTGTCGATTCCGAACGACGACATTAGCGAACCGATGTTTCATCAGGGACGCGGCGGCCTGCGCCATCGCGTCCATCCGGGTAATGACCATTTCGTGCAAAACGATCGTATTGAACGGCCTCAGGGGGGCGGCGGCGGGTCCGGCGGCGGTCAGGGCCAGGCAAGCGCCGACGGCGAAGGCCAGGACGAGTTCGTGTTTCAGATCTCCAAAGACGAATACCTTGATCTCTTGTTCGAAGATCTCGCGCTGCCGAATCTGAAAAAAAACCAGCACCGACAGCTTAACGAATATAAAACCCACCGCTCCGGTTACACCTCCAATGGCGTGCCGGCGAACATCAGCGTGGTACGTTCATTGCAAAACTCGCTGGCGCGCCGTACGGCGATGACGGCGGGTAAACGTCGTGAACTGCGCGAACTGGAGTCAAATCTTGAAGAGGCGCTGAAAAGCGAACCCGCGCAACTGCTCGAAGAAGAGCGTCTGCGCCGGGAAATCGCCGAACTGCGCGCCAAAATCGAACGCGTGCCGTTTATTGACACCTTCGACCTGCGTTACAAAAACTTTGAGAAACGTCCGGAGCCGTCAAGCCAGGCCGTGATGTTCTGTCTCATGGACGTATCAGGCTCCATGGATCAGGCGACCAAAGATATGGCCAAGCGCTTTTATATCCTGCTCTATCTGTTCCTGAGCAGAACCTATAAAAACGTCGATGTGGTCTATATCCGCCACCATACCCAGGCGAAAGAAGTCGATGAACATGAGTTTTTCTATTCGCAGGAAACCGGGGGCACCATTGTCTCCAGCGCGCTGAAGCTCATGGATGATGTTGTTAAAGAACGCTACGACCCGGCGCAGTGGAATATTTACGCCGCACAGGCCTCAGACGGCGATAACTGGGCGGATGACTCCCCGCTTTGCCACGACATTCTGGCGAAGAAAATTCTGCCTGTCGTTCGTTATTACAGTTATATCGAAATCACTCGTCGTGCCCACCAAACTCTGTGGCGTGAATATGAAGATTTGCAGGCGAAATATGAGAATTTCGCTATGCAGCATATTCGCGATCAGGAAGATATCTATCCGGTATTCCGCGAACTGTTTCACAAACAGGCCAGTGAAAACTACAGCTAA